The region CGCCTATGGAGAGGAGGAGGTCTCCAAAGCCATTGACATGGGAGCGATCGAAACGTTGCTCGTCACGGAGGACTCGATAAGGGACGAGAAGAGAGAGGCCCTGATGAAGGGGGCGGAAAGAGCCAAAGGCAAGGTCGTCATCGTTAGCAGCCGTCACGAGGCGGGAAAGAAGCTCCTGTCGCTCGGAGGGCTGGCCGCCCTTCTGCGCTACAAGATCTAGCACTATGCCCGTCCGTACGACTCTCCACGCTTGAAGGCGGTGACTATCAGGTGGGCCACCCGGATGGGCTCGGGAAGAGCGCCTCTCACGGTAGATTTCCTAATCGTGCCCTTCAGTTCGGCGAAGCCTATGCCGACGTGCTGCACATAGATGGGACTGTACTCTGTCTCCACCTTCTTGATCTCGTTCTTTGAGATGAGCTTGAACCTTTCCTTCCA is a window of Candidatus Thermoplasmatota archaeon DNA encoding:
- a CDS encoding DUF99 family protein gives rise to the protein IALGGFNVVDIGKLSEDVGIPVASISRKRPDMESIRIALEKKFDDWKERFKLISKNEIKKVETEYSPIYVQHVGIGFAELKGTIRKSTVRGALPEPIRVAHLIVTAFKRGESYGRA